A genome region from Thermomonospora amylolytica includes the following:
- a CDS encoding L,D-transpeptidase, translating to MSARGRLWLIVAGGAGAVTVFVAGCSGGGVGDLTSAEDATVTITPGNGTGSVRPDAPIEVKVAGGTLENVSVTGGDVRIDGRLSADRTSWKSARTLVPGTSYTVTVRARNGDGKTTASNSTFTTLKPARTFGISDVTPNIKGEKVGVGMPIIVHFDRPVTNKAVVERALEVKAEKPVEGAWRWIDSTQVVYRPKEYWKPYQKVYFTARLAGVQGAKGVWGTKDGSYTMQIGAEQITTGNINKHHATVYRDGKKLRTMPFSAGNGTTREYTTTSGVHLLMEKGNPVKMTAPGRKKGDDGWYEQMVNHAIRISNSGEYFHAAPWSVGSQGRANVSHGCLNLSPENARWYYGIHQRGDVVKLTGTDRQLEWNNGWGYWQLSFEEWKEGSALH from the coding sequence GTGAGCGCAAGGGGCAGGCTCTGGCTGATCGTGGCCGGTGGCGCGGGGGCGGTGACGGTGTTCGTCGCCGGCTGCAGCGGCGGCGGCGTCGGCGACCTGACCTCGGCCGAGGACGCCACCGTCACGATCACGCCCGGCAACGGCACCGGCAGCGTGCGGCCGGACGCGCCGATCGAGGTCAAGGTCGCCGGCGGCACGCTGGAGAACGTCTCGGTCACCGGCGGGGACGTGCGCATCGACGGCAGGCTCAGTGCGGACCGCACCTCCTGGAAGTCGGCGCGGACCCTGGTGCCCGGCACCTCGTACACGGTGACCGTGCGGGCCCGCAACGGCGACGGCAAGACCACCGCCTCCAACAGCACGTTCACCACGCTCAAGCCGGCCCGCACGTTCGGCATCTCCGACGTCACCCCCAACATCAAGGGGGAGAAGGTCGGCGTGGGCATGCCGATCATCGTGCACTTCGACCGGCCGGTGACCAACAAGGCCGTCGTGGAACGGGCGCTGGAGGTCAAGGCCGAGAAGCCGGTCGAGGGCGCCTGGCGGTGGATCGACTCCACGCAGGTCGTCTACCGGCCCAAGGAGTACTGGAAGCCGTACCAGAAGGTGTACTTCACCGCCCGGCTGGCGGGCGTGCAGGGCGCCAAGGGCGTGTGGGGCACCAAGGACGGCTCCTACACCATGCAGATCGGCGCCGAGCAGATCACGACCGGCAACATCAACAAGCACCACGCCACGGTGTACCGGGACGGCAAGAAGCTGCGCACCATGCCGTTCAGCGCCGGCAACGGCACCACCCGCGAGTACACCACCACCAGCGGCGTCCACCTGCTGATGGAGAAGGGCAACCCGGTCAAGATGACCGCCCCCGGGCGCAAGAAGGGCGACGACGGCTGGTACGAGCAGATGGTCAACCACGCGATCCGGATCTCCAACAGCGGCGAGTACTTCCACGCCGCGCCCTGGTCGGTCGGGTCGCAGGGGCGGGCCAACGTCAGCCACGGCTGCCTGAACCTCAGCCCCGAGAACGCCCGCTGGTACTACGGCATCCACCAGCGCGGCGACGTGGTCAAGCTGACCGGCACCGACCGCCAGCTCGAGTGGAACAACGGCTGGGGCTACTGGCAGCTGTCGTTCGAGGAGTGGAAGGAGGGCAGCGCCCTGCACTGA